GCAGTCCCACTCCACACCGGGAGGTCCTCGCTCACGTCACGACGCGCTCACACGCTCACGTCGCACTCACCCGACCAACGTCCCTGGGCAGTACAGCTAGTCGTTCCGCCGCACGCGGTCACGGTTCGGTCACTCGACGGACAGGACGGGCGGCGCGGGGCAGGGTCGAGGGGCGCCGGTGGAGACGACCGCCCGCGCCCGCCGCCGCGACGTCCTCCGGGACCCGGCCGGCACCACCGCTCCTCCCGGAAGGCCACACCCATGCACCGAGCGCTCCGCCGCGCTCTCACCGCCCTGCTCACGACCGTCGTCGTGGGCCTGGGCACCGTCACCGCCGTCGCGCCCGCGACGGCCCAGCCCGTCACCGCCGCCGCGGCGGCCTGCTCCAGCCGCGCGGGCCTCCCGGCTCGGGTCAGCATCGACCGCGCCTACCAGGAGGTACGGGTCCCGCTGCAGGACTCCTGCTACAACGACTTCGTCTGGCTCGACCTCTACGGCCCCCAGGGCTACGAGACGATGCTCGACTGGGACCCCGCGCACAACGGTGCCCTCGCCTACTGGGACGTCTACGGCTGGTACACGCAGCCCGGCACCTACCGCGTGCGTGAGGGCTACGCCTCGCCTCACAACTACACGGCTTCGACCTCGACGCTCGTCAAGTTCGGCTCCAAGGCGGGCCTGACGGCCAAGCGCTCGGGCGGCAGGGTGACGCTGACCGCCTGCGCCAGCTACTACAACGGCTCGCGCGACGCCTTCGTCCCGTGGGCGGGCCACAAGGCGACGATCCAGAAGCTGGGCCGGGACGGCCGGACCTGGTCCTACGTCAAGACGGTGGGGACCAACCGCAGCGGCTGCGCGGCGCACACGGTGTCCGACCGCTACGCGGGCACCTACCGGGTGTCGACGTACGAGACGTACCAGATCTTCGGGCGGACCTCGCCCTCCGTCCGGGCGTGAGCCCGCGGTGCGACCCGGCCCTCAGGGCCGGGTCGCACCGCCCCCGGGCGGCGTCGCCCGGGCCAGCGCGCGCGGGCTCGTGAGGAAGCCCAGGCCCCACGCGCCGTGCATGAGGCCGTAGACACCGGCGAGCGCAAGACGGCCCCGCACGCCGAGGCCGCCGCCGAAGGCCGCCCCGCCCGCGAGGAGCAGCGCCGCGTAGCCACCGGGCAGCAGCAGCGCCGGACGCCAGCGGAGCCCCACGAGTGCGCCCGCGCCGGCCCCGAGGACCGCGGCGGGCGGGGCGAGGTAGCGCGGGGAGACGGTGCTCGAGTCGCGCCGCACGATGGCGCGCCGCCACCGGCCGTAGTGGAAGTACTGCCGCGCCAGCGCCTCCGGCGTCGAGCGGGGGCGGTAGGCCACCTCGAGGCGGGGGTCGAACCAGACGAGGCCGCCCGTGGCGCGCAGCCGGTGGTTGAGCTCCCAGTCCTGCGCGCGCAGGTAGTGCTCGTCGTAGCCACCGACCCGCTCCAGCGCGTCCCGGCGGAAGACGCCGAGGTAGACGGAGTCGGCCGGGCCCGCGGAGCCGCCCGTGTGGAAGGGGGCGCTGCCCACGCCGAGCTTCGTCGTCATGGCCCGGGCGACGACGCGCTCGAACCAGGTGCTGCCCTCCGCGGCCATGAGGCCGCCGACGTTGTCGGCGCCCGTCGCCAGCAGCGCCTCGACGGCGGTGGCGACGTACCGCGGCGGCAGCATCGAGTGGCCGTCCACGCGGACGAGGACGTCGTGGCGGGCTGCCGCCACGGCGGCGTTGAGGCCGGCGGGGGTG
The genomic region above belongs to Pseudokineococcus lusitanus and contains:
- a CDS encoding glycosyltransferase family 2 protein, whose product is MSQDSTAAAPGTPAPPVSVVMTVLDEARHLEESVRCSLGQVYDGELEVVVAVGRSADGTREVADRLAASSGGRVVVVDNPDPRGATPAGLNAAVAAARHDVLVRVDGHSMLPPRYVATAVEALLATGADNVGGLMAAEGSTWFERVVARAMTTKLGVGSAPFHTGGSAGPADSVYLGVFRRDALERVGGYDEHYLRAQDWELNHRLRATGGLVWFDPRLEVAYRPRSTPEALARQYFHYGRWRRAIVRRDSSTVSPRYLAPPAAVLGAGAGALVGLRWRPALLLPGGYAALLLAGGAAFGGGLGVRGRLALAGVYGLMHGAWGLGFLTSPRALARATPPGGGATRP